The Bos taurus isolate L1 Dominette 01449 registration number 42190680 breed Hereford chromosome 18, ARS-UCD2.0, whole genome shotgun sequence genome has a window encoding:
- the C18H16orf95 gene encoding uncharacterized protein C16orf95 homolog isoform X1: MKPVGPQEKGDRYPVYCALQPRRPVCTKQKRSTFPAFGKEVCLIDHSMCPVPSTVHLEPICCECQAKFGGYLPVPRAKAALPYWVPRSLRPQNQIQKMVRSYIPKTTKACPCPCHRFGGHLPMPRDQAVMPYWVPQVLRSHKKVVKRQQSFKGVPEAPLDVRSGYNRWRICGEGRHLLKWQQLQALHQAGPVASGQPESPPASLLPLNLSLLTLLHALLRVMEAIRQLFWV; the protein is encoded by the exons ATGAAGCCTGTGGGCCCACAGGAAAAGG gGGACAGATACCCCGTCTACTGTGCCCTGCAGCCCCGCAGGCCCGTCTGCACGAAACA GAAAAGAAGCACATTTCCAGCTTTTGGGAAAGAAGTGTGTCTCATAGATCATTCG ATGTGCCCTGTCCCCAGCACTGTTCATCTAGAGCCCATCTGCTGTGAGTGCCAGGCCAAATTTGGGGGCTACCTGCCAGTGCCCAGGGCTAAGGCAGCACTGCCTTACTGGGTCCCTCGCTCCTTGAGACCCCAAAATCAG ATCCAAAAGATGGTCCGGTCTTATATTCCCAAAACCACCAAGGCATGCCCCTGCCCATGCCACCGCTTTGGGGGCCACCTCCCGATGCCTAGGGATCAGGCCGTGATGCCCTACTGGGTGCCTCAGGTCCTGAGGTCTCACAAGAAG GTGGTGAAAAGGCAGCAGAGTTTTAAAGGCGTCCCAG AAGCCCCTCTGGATGTGCGCTCCGGGTACAACCGCTGGCGGATCTGTGGTGAAGGGCGCCATCTCCTCAAGTGGCAGCAGCTCCAGGCTCTTCACCAGGCTGGGCCGGTGGCCTCGGGGCAGCCAGAAagccccccagcctccctcctgcccctcaaCCTCAGCCTCCTGACACTCCTCCATGCCCTGCTGAGGGTCATGGAGGCCATCCG cCAGCTTTTTTGGGTATGA
- the C18H16orf95 gene encoding uncharacterized protein C16orf95 homolog isoform X4, which yields MKPVGPQEKGDRYPVYCALQPRRPVCTKQKRSTFPAFGKEVCLIDHSMCPVPSTVHLEPICCECQAKFGGYLPVPRAKAALPYWVPRSLRPQNQVVKRQQSFKGVPAPLDVRSGYNRWRICGEGRHLLKWQQLQALHQAGPVASGQPESPPASLLPLNLSLLTLLHALLRVMEAIRQLFWV from the exons ATGAAGCCTGTGGGCCCACAGGAAAAGG gGGACAGATACCCCGTCTACTGTGCCCTGCAGCCCCGCAGGCCCGTCTGCACGAAACA GAAAAGAAGCACATTTCCAGCTTTTGGGAAAGAAGTGTGTCTCATAGATCATTCG ATGTGCCCTGTCCCCAGCACTGTTCATCTAGAGCCCATCTGCTGTGAGTGCCAGGCCAAATTTGGGGGCTACCTGCCAGTGCCCAGGGCTAAGGCAGCACTGCCTTACTGGGTCCCTCGCTCCTTGAGACCCCAAAATCAG GTGGTGAAAAGGCAGCAGAGTTTTAAAGGCGTCCCAG CCCCTCTGGATGTGCGCTCCGGGTACAACCGCTGGCGGATCTGTGGTGAAGGGCGCCATCTCCTCAAGTGGCAGCAGCTCCAGGCTCTTCACCAGGCTGGGCCGGTGGCCTCGGGGCAGCCAGAAagccccccagcctccctcctgcccctcaaCCTCAGCCTCCTGACACTCCTCCATGCCCTGCTGAGGGTCATGGAGGCCATCCG cCAGCTTTTTTGGGTATGA
- the FBXO31 gene encoding F-box only protein 31 isoform X4, whose amino-acid sequence MYLPPHDPHVDDPMRFKPLFRIHLMERKSATVECMYGHRGPHNGHVQIVKKDEFSTKCNQTDHHRMSGGRQEEFRTWLREEWGRTLEDIFHEHMQELILMKFIYTSQYDNCLTYRRIYLPPSRPDDLIRPGLFKGTYGSHGLEIVMLSFHGKHARGTKITGDPNIPAGQQTVEIDLRHRIQLPDAESLHDFNELSRVVLEVREQVRKEQEQEQEGGPEDAEGLGQQSPQPREEPPAEPAQAPGDGGAAAVAEPPAQSGQPFVLPVGVSSRNEDYPRTCRMCFYGTGLIAGHGFTSPERTPGVFVLFDEDRFGFIWLELKSFSLYSRVQAAFRNADAPSPQAFEEMLKNIQSLTS is encoded by the exons ATGTACCTGCCGCCCCACGACCCTCACGTGGACGACCCCATGCGGTTCAAGCCCCTGTTCCGAATCCACCTGATGGAGAGGAAGTCGGCCACGGTGGAGTGCATGTACGGCCACAGAGGGCCCCACAACGGCCATGTCCAG ATCGTGAAGAAGGACGAGTTCTCCACCAAGTGCAACCAGACGGACCACCACAGGATGTCTGGCGGGCGGCAGGAG GAATTCCGCACGTGGCTAAGGGAGGAGTGGGGCCGGACGCTGGAGGACATTTTCCACGAGCACATGCAGGAGCTCATCCTGATGAAGTTCATCTACACCAGTCAGTACGA CAACTGCCTGACCTACCGCCGCATCTACCTCCCACCCAGCCGCCCGGATGACCTCATCAGGCCAGGCCTCTTCAAGGGCACCTATGGCAGCCACGGCCTGGAGATCGTCATGCTCAGCTTCCATGGGAAGCATGCCAGGGGCACGAAGATCACG GGTGACCCCAACATCCCTGCCGGGCAGCAGACAGTAGAGATTGACCTCAGGCACCGCATCCAGCTGCCTGATGCCGAGAGCCTGCACGACTTCAACGAGCTCTCCCGCGTTGTCCTGGAGGTGCGTGAGCAGGTGCGCAaggagcaggagcaggagcaggagggcGGGCCCGAGGACGCCGAGGGCCTCGGCCAGCAGAGCCCCCAGCCCCGCGAGGAGCCGCCCGCTGAGCCGGCCCAGGCACCTGGAGACGGAGGGGCCGCGGCCGTGGCTGAGCCACCTGCCCAGTCGGGGCAGCCGTTCGTGTTGCCAGTGGGCGTGAGCTCGAGGAATGAGGACTATCCCCGGACCTGCAGGATGTG tttctACGGCACCGGCCTCATCGCCGGCCACGGCTTCACCAGCCCTGAGCGCACCCCCGGGGTCTTTGTCCTATTTGATGAGGACCGCTTCGGGTTCATCTGGCTGGAGCTGAAGTCCTTCAGCCTGTACAGCAGGGTCCAGGCTGCCTTCCGGAACGCAGACGCCCCGTCCCCACAGGCCTTCGAGGAGATGCTCAAGAACATCCAGTCCCTCACCTCCTGA
- the C18H16orf95 gene encoding uncharacterized protein C16orf95 homolog isoform X2: MKPVGPQEKGDRYPVYCALQPRRPVCTKQKRSTFPAFGKEVCLIDHSMCPVPSTVHLEPICCECQAKFGGYLPVPRAKAALPYWVPRSLRPQNQIQKMVRSYIPKTTKACPCPCHRFGGHLPMPRDQAVMPYWVPQVLRSHKKVVKRQQSFKGVPAPLDVRSGYNRWRICGEGRHLLKWQQLQALHQAGPVASGQPESPPASLLPLNLSLLTLLHALLRVMEAIRQLFWV; this comes from the exons ATGAAGCCTGTGGGCCCACAGGAAAAGG gGGACAGATACCCCGTCTACTGTGCCCTGCAGCCCCGCAGGCCCGTCTGCACGAAACA GAAAAGAAGCACATTTCCAGCTTTTGGGAAAGAAGTGTGTCTCATAGATCATTCG ATGTGCCCTGTCCCCAGCACTGTTCATCTAGAGCCCATCTGCTGTGAGTGCCAGGCCAAATTTGGGGGCTACCTGCCAGTGCCCAGGGCTAAGGCAGCACTGCCTTACTGGGTCCCTCGCTCCTTGAGACCCCAAAATCAG ATCCAAAAGATGGTCCGGTCTTATATTCCCAAAACCACCAAGGCATGCCCCTGCCCATGCCACCGCTTTGGGGGCCACCTCCCGATGCCTAGGGATCAGGCCGTGATGCCCTACTGGGTGCCTCAGGTCCTGAGGTCTCACAAGAAG GTGGTGAAAAGGCAGCAGAGTTTTAAAGGCGTCCCAG CCCCTCTGGATGTGCGCTCCGGGTACAACCGCTGGCGGATCTGTGGTGAAGGGCGCCATCTCCTCAAGTGGCAGCAGCTCCAGGCTCTTCACCAGGCTGGGCCGGTGGCCTCGGGGCAGCCAGAAagccccccagcctccctcctgcccctcaaCCTCAGCCTCCTGACACTCCTCCATGCCCTGCTGAGGGTCATGGAGGCCATCCG cCAGCTTTTTTGGGTATGA
- the C18H16orf95 gene encoding uncharacterized protein C16orf95 homolog isoform X3 → MKPVGPQEKGDRYPVYCALQPRRPVCTKQKRSTFPAFGKEVCLIDHSMCPVPSTVHLEPICCECQAKFGGYLPVPRAKAALPYWVPRSLRPQNQVVKRQQSFKGVPEAPLDVRSGYNRWRICGEGRHLLKWQQLQALHQAGPVASGQPESPPASLLPLNLSLLTLLHALLRVMEAIRQLFWV, encoded by the exons ATGAAGCCTGTGGGCCCACAGGAAAAGG gGGACAGATACCCCGTCTACTGTGCCCTGCAGCCCCGCAGGCCCGTCTGCACGAAACA GAAAAGAAGCACATTTCCAGCTTTTGGGAAAGAAGTGTGTCTCATAGATCATTCG ATGTGCCCTGTCCCCAGCACTGTTCATCTAGAGCCCATCTGCTGTGAGTGCCAGGCCAAATTTGGGGGCTACCTGCCAGTGCCCAGGGCTAAGGCAGCACTGCCTTACTGGGTCCCTCGCTCCTTGAGACCCCAAAATCAG GTGGTGAAAAGGCAGCAGAGTTTTAAAGGCGTCCCAG AAGCCCCTCTGGATGTGCGCTCCGGGTACAACCGCTGGCGGATCTGTGGTGAAGGGCGCCATCTCCTCAAGTGGCAGCAGCTCCAGGCTCTTCACCAGGCTGGGCCGGTGGCCTCGGGGCAGCCAGAAagccccccagcctccctcctgcccctcaaCCTCAGCCTCCTGACACTCCTCCATGCCCTGCTGAGGGTCATGGAGGCCATCCG cCAGCTTTTTTGGGTATGA